One genomic region from Magallana gigas chromosome 3, xbMagGiga1.1, whole genome shotgun sequence encodes:
- the LOC105320168 gene encoding transmembrane protein 272-like produces MSSIYGQVKFAKENSDGNISFLSSIVAIFCASTVVIVLLVIFGLVLPIAPIVIGALYLDDCPLEKYIPIYLVVTGSISMLYCCCGRCCERKQEEEGSLIDKVKVNVSRFCALCVTAWFIAGKVWVFSSYGDLSTDPASGNYCHPIAFNFAFWYIIVMYSLCVFFILLVGCCFCAAACTIACTEREEAPQNHAQVSVIAGVKYNV; encoded by the exons ATGTCTTCTATTTATGGACAAGTCAAGTTTGCCAAGGAAAATTCTGACGGCAATATCAGCTTCCTCTCGTCAATTGTTGCTATTTTTTGTGCCTCAA CCGTGGTCATCGTGTTGTTGGTGATTTTCGGGCTTGTCCTGCCCATTGCTCCCATCGTCATTG GAGCTTTGTACCTGGACGATTGTCCATTGGAAAAATACATTCCGATTTACCTGGTGGTTACTGGTTCGATATCGATGTTGTATTGTTGTTGTGGACGCTGTTGCGAAAGAAAACAGGAAGAGGAGGGGTCATTGATTGACAAGGTGAAGGTCAACGTTTCCCGATTCTGCGCACTCTGTGTGACTGCATGGTTTATTGCTG GAAAAGTGTGGGTCTTCTCTTCCTATGGCGACCTGAGCACAGACCCCGCCTCCGGGAACTACTGTCATCCGATCGCCTTTAACTTTGCGTTCTGGTATATCATTGTCATGTACAGTCTGTGCGTTTTCTTCATTCTGTTGGTCGGCTGTTGTTTTTGCGCGGCCGCCTGTACTATTGCTTGTACAGAACGAGAGGAGGCGCCACAAAATCACGCACAGGTGTCGGTGATTGCAGGAGTGAAATATAACGTGTGA